Within the Amycolatopsis sp. 195334CR genome, the region GCTTGAACACCTCGTCGAAGCCCAGGTCGGAGACCTCGGCCCAGCGGTGGGTGAACCGCTCGCGCCACTCGCGCAGCGTGCGCGCGTAGTCCTGGCCGAACTCGCGCGCGGCACGCAGCTTCAGCCCGGCGTGCTCGGCGAGCCCGGTCTCGATGGATTCGGGCGACGGGATGAGCCCGCCGGGGAAGATGTACTTGTGCATCCAGGTGTACGAGGACGCCGAGGCCACCATGCGGTCGTGGCTCATCGTGATGGCCTGCAGGCCCAGCTTGCCGCCGGGGCGCAGCCGCTCGCCGATGGTCCGGTAGAACGCCGGCCAGTAGTCCGCGCCGACCGCCTCGATCATCTCCACGCTGACCACCGCGTCGTACTGCCCCTCGGACAGGCGGTAGTCGCGCAGCTGCACGTCCACCCGGTCGGCCAGGCCCGCGTCGGCGATCCGCTTGGTGGCCAGCGCGGCCTGCTCCTCGGAGATGGTCAGCGAGGTGACCCTGGCGCCGCGCTGGGCCGCCCGGATGGACAGCTCGCCCCAGCCGGTGCCGATCTCGAGCACCTCGCTGCCCTCGCGCACCCCGGCGTAGTCGAGCACGCCGTCGATCTTGCGGTGCTGCGCGGTGGTCAGCGCCTCCTCGGAGGAACCGTACAAAGCGGACGAATACGTCATCGTTTCGTCCAGGAAGGTGGCGAACATGTCGTTGGACAGGTCGTAGTGCCGGTGGATGTTGGCCCGCGCGCCGTCCACCGTGTTCTCCTCGTCGGCGGGCTGGCGCCGGTCGACCAGCCGCCGGAACCGCTGCAGCACCGGCGGGATCAGCGTGGCCATCCGCTCGGCGAACGGGGTGAGCACCTCGGCCAGCGCGTCGGAGGTCCAGTCACCGACCATGTACGCCTCGCCGAAACCGATTTTCGCGTCCACGCCGAGGCGGTGGAAGAAGGCGGCCGGGCGCCGCAGGTACATGCACGGCGCTTCGGGCCCGCCCGCGCCGAGCCACCGGCCGCCGGGCAGGACCACGCGCACGTCGAGCGGCCGGACCGCGCGCCGGAACAACGCCTCGGCGATCTTCGCCCGCATCGGCGAATGCGGCGGCGTGGCCAGTTCGCGCCACGCGCCGTCCTCCGCCGCCCCCGAATCAACCCTGGAACTGGTCACC harbors:
- a CDS encoding cyclopropane-fatty-acyl-phospholipid synthase family protein, producing the protein MTSSRVDSGAAEDGAWRELATPPHSPMRAKIAEALFRRAVRPLDVRVVLPGGRWLGAGGPEAPCMYLRRPAAFFHRLGVDAKIGFGEAYMVGDWTSDALAEVLTPFAERMATLIPPVLQRFRRLVDRRQPADEENTVDGARANIHRHYDLSNDMFATFLDETMTYSSALYGSSEEALTTAQHRKIDGVLDYAGVREGSEVLEIGTGWGELSIRAAQRGARVTSLTISEEQAALATKRIADAGLADRVDVQLRDYRLSEGQYDAVVSVEMIEAVGADYWPAFYRTIGERLRPGGKLGLQAITMSHDRMVASASSYTWMHKYIFPGGLIPSPESIETGLAEHAGLKLRAAREFGQDYARTLREWRERFTHRWAEVSDLGFDEVFKRMWEFYLAYSEAGFRSGYIKVRQLSFGR